The Gemmatimonadaceae bacterium genome has a window encoding:
- a CDS encoding sodium:solute symporter family protein: MDLVPVTHLTAIDYAVMAMYFVFVLGIGFALRRSTKTSSDFFQSGRSLPPWVTGLAFLSANLGAQEVIGMGASGAKYGIATAHFYWIGAIPAMVFVALFMMPFYYGSRARSVPEYLKLRFDEKTRTLNALSFAAMTIFSSGISMYAMGKLFNLLLGWSFDVSVLVSAVIVLAYVFAGGLTSAIYNEVLQFFMIAFGFAPLVFLGLKQVGGWGGLTARLTEAAVTRGQNPGALTHAWQGMTSASTNPLGVEWFGLVMGLGFVLSFGYWCTDFLVVQRAMAADSMIAARRTPLIAAVPKMFFPFLVILPGMIALALTGAAGGIIPAKLAADGQPLLDSAGKVVMDFDLATPMLLIKLFPEGMLGLGLTALLASFMSGMAGNVTAFNTVWTYDIYQSHIRKNASDEHYLWMGRAATVGGILLSIAAAYVAGAFNNIMEILQLVFAFVNAPLFATFALGMFWKRATGHGAFWGLASGMMGALLHHGLTLPRGSVPGIKGGFFGLLHTYPSEMAQTFWTAIVAFMTCVIVSIVISLATTARPDSELKGLVYSLTEKPVDTGIPFLKRPLPFALAVLGMTALLNILFL, encoded by the coding sequence GTGGATCTCGTTCCGGTCACCCATCTGACGGCGATCGACTACGCCGTGATGGCCATGTACTTCGTCTTCGTCCTCGGCATCGGGTTCGCCCTGCGCCGGAGCACGAAGACCAGCTCCGACTTCTTCCAGTCCGGGCGGTCGCTGCCGCCCTGGGTCACCGGCCTGGCCTTCCTCTCGGCCAACCTCGGGGCGCAGGAAGTGATCGGGATGGGCGCCTCGGGCGCCAAGTACGGCATCGCCACCGCCCACTTCTACTGGATCGGGGCGATCCCGGCGATGGTGTTCGTGGCGCTGTTCATGATGCCGTTCTACTACGGCTCCCGTGCCCGCAGCGTGCCGGAGTACCTCAAGCTCCGTTTCGACGAGAAGACGCGCACGCTGAACGCGCTCAGCTTCGCGGCGATGACGATCTTCTCGTCGGGGATCAGCATGTACGCGATGGGCAAGCTCTTCAACCTGCTGCTGGGGTGGAGCTTCGACGTGAGCGTGCTGGTGTCGGCGGTGATCGTGCTGGCCTACGTGTTCGCGGGTGGCCTGACCAGCGCGATCTACAACGAGGTGCTGCAGTTCTTCATGATCGCCTTCGGCTTCGCGCCGCTGGTGTTCCTGGGCCTGAAGCAGGTGGGCGGCTGGGGCGGGCTGACGGCGCGCCTGACCGAGGCGGCAGTGACGCGGGGGCAGAACCCGGGCGCGCTGACGCATGCGTGGCAGGGGATGACGAGTGCGAGCACCAACCCGCTGGGGGTGGAGTGGTTCGGGCTCGTGATGGGGCTGGGCTTCGTGCTCAGCTTCGGCTACTGGTGCACCGACTTCCTGGTGGTGCAGCGCGCGATGGCGGCCGACAGCATGATCGCGGCCCGCCGGACGCCGCTGATCGCCGCGGTGCCGAAGATGTTCTTCCCGTTCCTGGTGATCCTGCCGGGCATGATCGCGCTGGCGCTCACCGGCGCGGCGGGCGGCATCATCCCGGCCAAGCTGGCGGCCGACGGCCAGCCGCTGCTCGACTCGGCCGGCAAGGTGGTGATGGACTTCGACCTCGCCACACCGATGCTGCTGATCAAGCTCTTCCCCGAGGGCATGCTCGGCCTGGGGCTGACGGCGCTCTTGGCGAGCTTCATGTCGGGCATGGCCGGCAACGTGACGGCGTTCAACACCGTGTGGACGTACGACATCTACCAGAGCCACATCAGGAAGAACGCCTCCGACGAGCACTACCTGTGGATGGGGCGGGCGGCGACGGTGGGTGGCATCCTGCTGTCGATCGCGGCGGCGTACGTGGCCGGCGCGTTCAACAACATCATGGAGATCCTCCAGCTCGTGTTCGCGTTCGTGAACGCGCCGCTGTTCGCGACGTTCGCGCTGGGCATGTTCTGGAAGCGGGCCACCGGCCACGGCGCCTTCTGGGGCCTGGCGTCAGGCATGATGGGCGCGCTGCTGCACCACGGGCTCACCCTCCCGCGCGGCTCGGTGCCCGGCATCAAGGGCGGGTTCTTCGGGCTGCTGCACACCTACCCGAGCGAGATGGCGCAGACCTTCTGGACGGCGATCGTGGCGTTCATGACCTGCGTGATCGTGAGCATCGTGATCAGCCTGGCCACCACCGCACGGCCGGACTCGGAGCTCAAGGGGCTGGTCTACTCGCTGACGGAGAAGCCGGTGGACACGGGGATCCCGTTCCTCAAGCGCCCGCTGCCGTTCGCGCTCGCCGTGCTGGGCATGACGGCGCTGCTCAACATCCTCTTCCTCTGA